A window of the Helianthus annuus cultivar XRQ/B chromosome 4, HanXRQr2.0-SUNRISE, whole genome shotgun sequence genome harbors these coding sequences:
- the LOC118491468 gene encoding uncharacterized protein LOC118491468 — protein sequence MGAMLKNLKTKLKEWRKKEKEKEEKEVMHAKKRVDEIEQRAEKRKLKDEEKEERIRGRLVIRNYEKQKIADIKQKAKFNWAKLGDENSGFFHRIVNCRKARNRINKILIEGKTINEPKEVKTSIMKVFMKLFEEPMKKRPVMDTRGFKRLKEVEARLLVESFTSKETKEAIWACGGEDKSPGPDGITFKFIKKYWVQLEPTIMKILRQFHGRPSIPVGCNALFIALIPEYVIRQWLNIFDPFR from the coding sequence ATGGGAGCAATGTTGAAAAActtaaaaacaaagttaaaagAGTGGAGaaagaaggaaaaggaaaaggaggAAAAGGAAGTAATGCATGCAAAGAAAAGGGTGGATGAGATAGAACAAAGGGCCGAGAAAAGAAAACTGAAAGATGAGGAGAAGGAGGAAAGAATTAGGGGAAGACTTGTCATTCGGAACTATGAAAAACAAAAAATAGCAGATATAAAGCAAAAGGCGAAGTTTAATTGGGCAAAGTTGGGGGATGAaaattcggggttctttcatAGAATTGTAAACTGTCGAAAAGCAAGAAATAGGATAAATAAAATCTTAATAGAAGGGAAGACGATTAACGAGCCAAAAGAAGTCAAAACGAGTATTATGAAGGTCTTTATGAAGTTGTTCGAGGAGCCCATGAAGAAAAGACCAGTTATGGATACGAGGGGATTCAAGAGATTAAAAGAAGTAGAAGCAAGATTATTGGTGGAAAGTTTTACGAGTAAAGAAACAAAAGAGGCAATATGGGCATGTGGTGGTGAGGATAAGTCACCGGGACCTGATGGGATAACGTTCAAATTCATAAAGAAATACTGGGTGCAGCTCGAACCAACTATAATGAAGATCTTAAGACAATTCCATGGTCGGCCAAGTATTCCGGTAGGGTGCAATGCATTGTTCATCGCCTTAATACCAGAGTACGTGATCCGTCAATGGTTAAACATTTTCGACCCATTTCGCTAA